A portion of the Streptococcus urinalis 2285-97 genome contains these proteins:
- a CDS encoding Asp23/Gls24 family envelope stress response protein — translation MTTENIGEIVISPRVLEVITGIATTKVDGVHSLHNKKVADSFNKASLGKGVYLQTEEDGTVNADIYVYLQYGVNVPVVSIAIQKAVKATVYDMAEVTISSVNIHVEGIVPEKTSKPDLESLFNEDFLDD, via the coding sequence ATGACAACTGAAAATATCGGTGAAATTGTTATCTCACCACGCGTACTAGAAGTGATTACTGGAATTGCGACAACCAAAGTTGATGGCGTTCACTCACTTCATAATAAAAAAGTAGCAGATAGCTTTAATAAAGCAAGCCTTGGTAAAGGTGTCTATTTACAAACAGAAGAAGATGGAACAGTTAATGCAGATATCTACGTCTACTTACAATATGGTGTGAATGTTCCTGTTGTTTCTATTGCCATTCAAAAAGCTGTAAAAGCAACTGTCTATGATATGGCAGAAGTGACTATTTCATCTGTTAATATTCATGTTGAAGGCATCGTTCCTGAAAAAACATCTAAACCAGATCTTGAATCTCTATTTAATGAGGACTTTTTGGATGACTAA
- the efp gene encoding elongation factor P → MIEASKLKAGMTFESEGKLIKVLEASHHKPGKGNTVMRMKLRDVRTGSTFDTTYRPEEKFEQAIIETVPAQYLYKMDETAYFMNTETYDQYEIPVANVEQELLYILENSDVKIQFYGTEVIGVQVPTTVELTVEETQPSIKGATVTGSGKPATLETGLVVNVPDFIETGQKLIINTAEGTYVSRA, encoded by the coding sequence ATGATTGAAGCAAGTAAGCTTAAAGCAGGTATGACTTTTGAATCAGAAGGAAAATTAATCAAAGTGTTAGAAGCCAGTCATCATAAACCTGGTAAAGGAAACACTGTTATGCGTATGAAATTACGTGATGTTCGTACAGGTTCAACTTTTGATACTACTTATCGTCCAGAAGAAAAATTTGAGCAAGCTATTATTGAAACAGTTCCTGCCCAATACCTATACAAAATGGATGAAACAGCTTATTTCATGAATACTGAAACATATGACCAATATGAAATCCCAGTTGCTAATGTAGAACAAGAATTGCTTTACATTCTTGAAAATTCAGATGTTAAGATTCAATTCTATGGAACAGAAGTTATTGGTGTTCAAGTACCAACAACTGTTGAGTTAACTGTTGAAGAAACACAACCATCTATTAAAGGTGCTACTGTTACAGGTTCAGGAAAACCCGCAACTTTGGAAACTGGTCTTGTTGTAAATGTTCCTGACTTTATTGAAACAGGACAAAAACTTATCATCAATACTGCTGAAGGAACATACGTTTCTCGTGCTTAA
- a CDS encoding sucrose-6-phosphate hydrolase, translating into MTFSRDLRYRPYQDWTTEEKNKIKANVNKSPWHANYHIEPKSGLLNDPNGFSFFNGKFHLFYQNWPFGAAHGLKQWVHTESDDLVHFTETNTRLLPDNPNDSHGCYSGSAYEIGSKLFLFYTGNVRDENWVRTPLQVGAWMDKEGNISKMDTILINQPSDVTEHFRDPQIFSYQNQFYVIVGTQSLDKEGFIKVYKAEQNDVNNWTFIGNLDFDNKGHAYMIECPNLVFIDNKPVLIYSPQGISHDELDYNNIYPNAYKIGQSFDTSIPKMNQVSSIQNLDYGFEAYATQAFNAPDGRALAVSWIGLPEIDYPTDRFDYQGALSLVKELTLKDGKLYQYPVDSISTLRSKQQEFGPQEKTSNCYELELHIPKEEKSILKLFADNKGNGLSLTVDSSNGFITLDRSQVGEVFGQEYGTIRKCPIENKAITLNIFVDNSIVEIFINKGEKVMTSRVFPEQDQSGISIISGNITGHYFELN; encoded by the coding sequence ATGACTTTTTCTAGAGACCTTCGTTACCGTCCATACCAAGATTGGACAACTGAAGAAAAAAATAAAATAAAGGCAAATGTCAATAAATCCCCTTGGCATGCCAACTATCATATTGAACCTAAATCAGGTCTTTTAAATGATCCAAATGGTTTTTCTTTTTTCAATGGGAAATTTCATCTTTTCTATCAAAACTGGCCATTTGGTGCGGCACATGGTTTAAAGCAATGGGTTCATACCGAAAGTGATGATTTAGTACACTTCACCGAAACAAATACGCGTTTATTACCTGATAACCCTAACGATAGCCATGGCTGCTATTCAGGATCAGCTTATGAAATTGGTAGTAAATTATTTTTATTCTATACTGGAAATGTTCGTGATGAAAACTGGGTACGAACTCCTCTTCAAGTTGGTGCCTGGATGGATAAAGAGGGAAATATCTCAAAAATGGATACCATTCTCATCAACCAACCTAGCGATGTTACAGAGCATTTTAGAGATCCTCAGATTTTTTCCTATCAAAATCAATTTTACGTCATTGTAGGGACACAATCTTTGGATAAAGAAGGTTTTATCAAAGTCTATAAAGCAGAACAAAATGATGTTAATAATTGGACTTTTATTGGTAATCTTGATTTTGATAATAAAGGTCATGCTTACATGATTGAATGTCCAAATCTTGTTTTTATTGACAATAAACCTGTCCTAATATATAGTCCACAAGGAATCAGTCACGATGAATTAGATTATAATAACATTTATCCAAATGCCTATAAGATAGGTCAATCGTTTGACACATCAATTCCAAAAATGAACCAAGTGTCCTCAATTCAAAATCTTGATTATGGTTTTGAAGCTTATGCCACACAAGCTTTTAACGCTCCTGATGGACGGGCTTTAGCTGTTTCGTGGATTGGATTACCAGAAATAGACTATCCTACTGATCGATTTGATTACCAAGGGGCTTTGAGCTTAGTTAAAGAATTAACCCTTAAAGACGGCAAACTTTATCAATACCCAGTCGACTCCATTTCTACTCTTCGCTCTAAACAACAGGAATTTGGACCACAAGAGAAAACATCAAATTGTTATGAACTTGAACTTCATATTCCTAAAGAGGAAAAAAGCATCCTAAAACTCTTTGCTGATAATAAAGGTAATGGACTAAGCTTGACTGTGGATTCAAGCAATGGTTTTATCACATTGGATAGATCTCAAGTAGGAGAAGTTTTTGGTCAAGAATATGGTACAATAAGAAAATGTCCGATTGAAAACAAAGCTATTACTTTAAATATTTTCGTGGATAACTCAATTGTTGAAATTTTTATTAATAAAGGAGAAAAGGTAATGACTAGTCGTGTTTTCCCTGAACAAGATCAATCAGGTATTTCCATCATTTCTGGAAATATTACAGGTCATTACTTTGAATTAAACTAA
- the nusB gene encoding transcription antitermination factor NusB, which translates to MTKSFIDSRRDLRERAFQALFSIEFGRDAIEATQFAYHYDKISEESEASNELPLFLINLVNGVESHTEEINQLITSHLKKGWSLERLTLTDKTLLRLGLYEIKFFDETPSRVAVNEIIEIAKKYSDETSSKFVNGLLSQFVEEA; encoded by the coding sequence ATGACTAAGAGCTTTATTGATTCTAGAAGAGACCTTAGAGAAAGAGCATTTCAAGCCTTATTTAGTATTGAATTTGGTCGTGATGCTATTGAAGCTACTCAATTTGCTTATCATTATGACAAAATAAGTGAAGAATCTGAAGCAAGTAATGAATTACCATTATTTCTCATTAATTTAGTAAATGGTGTTGAATCACATACTGAAGAAATTAATCAGTTAATTACCAGTCATTTAAAGAAAGGTTGGTCTTTAGAAAGACTAACTTTAACTGATAAAACTTTACTCAGACTTGGATTATATGAAATCAAATTTTTTGATGAAACTCCAAGTCGTGTAGCCGTCAATGAAATCATTGAAATTGCAAAAAAATATTCTGATGAAACATCATCAAAATTTGTTAACGGCTTATTAAGTCAATTCGTAGAAGAAGCTTAA
- a CDS encoding LacI family DNA-binding transcriptional regulator — translation MVAKLTDVAELAGVSPTTVSRVINKKGYLSEKTVKKVNQAMRTLGYKPNNLARSLQGKSAQLIGLIFPNISNIFYAELIEHLEIELFKKGYKTIICNSEKNPDKEREYLEMLEANQVDGIISSSHNLGIDDYEKVSAPIIAFDRNLAPGIPIISSDNFEGGKLAASILQKNGCQKIIMITGNDNTDSPTGLRQLGFSYQLNKKAEVIRLPRHFSTMRREMEIRSILTSRRPDGVFVSDDLTAILVMKIAKQLQYKIPEQLKIIGYDGTQFIENYYPQLATIKQPLQEIASLMVEVLLMKIDHKATNKDYILPITFIPGGSI, via the coding sequence ATGGTCGCTAAACTCACCGATGTCGCTGAATTAGCTGGTGTTAGTCCAACAACAGTTTCACGCGTAATCAATAAAAAAGGCTACTTATCTGAAAAAACCGTAAAAAAAGTTAACCAAGCCATGCGAACACTAGGTTACAAACCCAATAATCTCGCTAGAAGTCTTCAAGGAAAGTCAGCTCAACTGATTGGTCTTATTTTCCCAAATATCAGCAATATTTTCTATGCAGAATTGATAGAACATCTTGAAATAGAACTGTTTAAAAAAGGGTATAAAACCATTATTTGTAACAGTGAAAAGAATCCTGATAAGGAAAGAGAATATCTCGAAATGCTCGAGGCTAATCAAGTGGATGGTATTATCTCTTCAAGTCATAATTTAGGTATAGATGATTATGAAAAAGTATCAGCTCCTATTATTGCTTTCGATAGAAATTTAGCTCCTGGTATTCCAATTATTTCTTCTGATAACTTTGAAGGTGGTAAATTAGCTGCTTCCATACTTCAAAAAAATGGATGCCAAAAGATTATTATGATTACTGGTAATGATAATACAGATTCACCAACAGGTCTAAGGCAACTTGGATTTTCCTACCAACTTAATAAAAAAGCTGAAGTCATTAGATTACCCAGACATTTTTCAACCATGAGACGAGAGATGGAAATCAGATCCATTTTAACTTCTAGAAGACCTGATGGTGTCTTTGTCTCTGATGATTTAACCGCTATTCTTGTTATGAAAATTGCAAAACAACTTCAATACAAGATACCTGAACAATTAAAAATAATTGGTTATGATGGCACGCAATTCATTGAAAATTATTATCCACAACTTGCAACTATTAAACAACCCCTACAAGAAATTGCCAGCTTAATGGTGGAAGTTTTACTCATGAAGATTGACCACAAAGCAACCAATAAAGACTATATCCTACCAATCACTTTTATTCCTGGTGGTAGCATATAA